CTTTGATATCCATGTGCTGTCACCTCTTATAAGGCGACCCTGCCTCTCTGTAACAATAGCGGAGCGTATAGAAGCTATATCAGCACGACCTTTTGTTATGTCTGCATCTGTACGAGTTGCTGCAAACCTAGGTATAGCAACAGCTGCTAAAATACCTAAAATTACTATAACAAATACTAGCTCTACCATTGTAAAACCGTTTTTTGATTTTTGCATAAAAATTCCTTAAAATACGTCATATTTCATATATTTATTATACTAACATAATGTTTAATTATTTAAGTTTAAAGTTTGTTTGATTTTTTAAAAGAGGAGGAAAACGCTTGTATGCATTCCCAAGTAGAACTTGGGAACGAGAAAGATTGTTTAAGTTTAAAGTTTGTGATTTTTAAAAAAAGAAGAATTTGTAGATATCCATTCCCAAGTAGAACTTGGGAACGAGTGAAAAAGTATATTAACGAGCTACAGACGAACCTAAAACAGTAATAATCTCACCAGTAACAAACGCATCAGCAACCAAAGCACATGCCGCATTACCAATACCAGCACCATCCGTAATAGTAACATTTACATCATTAGTTCTAGCAACGGCAGCACAAATTACACCACCACCCATTACACTAATACCAGTACCATTAGCAACAACATTAGGAGATGCAGTTGTTGTATCTATCAAGTTTGCTTTTAAAGCTCCTGTAGACATAGCATCTGTCTGAATATCTTTCATAACAGTCTTAAAATCAGACAACGCTGAAGTAGCAGCAGCATCAGTACGTGTAGCAGCAAGTTTTGGAATAGCCACAGCGGCTAAAATACCTAAAATAACGATAACAAAGATCAATTCGATCATAGTAAAACCAGCTCTTTTCATAAGAGACTCCTTAGTAGATAAAAAATTTGGGTTATTCTAATAACCTTAACAACATTATGTAGCAGTTATGATTAAACTTCGCTTAATATATATAGCTATATTTTTTGGAACTAATATTGCTTATATAAAATAATTAAAAAAAGGAGTATAAAATGAGTATTCAGACATCCAGAGCAAATACCCTTGTTGCAGCTGCGCTTGACTATAGAGCGGCGCGTCAAGATATGATATCTTCAAATATTGCGAATGCTGATACTCCTTTTTACAGACCAAGAGATATAAGCTTTGAAGATGCTCTTCGTGCAAAACAAGCTGAAATATATAAAGATAACTCATCAAAGCTTGCTCTTGCAAAAACAGATAGTGCGCATATAGAGTTTCGTGATGAAAAAAGCTCATACAAACCAAAGACTTTTTTTAGAGATGGACATATGGCTAGAAATGACGGAAACAGTGTAGATTTGGATGTTGAGACAACAGAGATGAGTAAAAACTCAGTAATGTTTAATGCTCTTGTCCAAGCCAAGAAGAAAAATGGTGCTATTTTCAAAAGCGTTATTGATGCATCTTCAAAAATAAGTTGATAGATTCCAAATCAAGTTTGGAATGACGAGCTTTCGTCACCCTGAACTTGATTCAGGGTCTAATTTATAAAAAGGGAAAAAAATGAGTAATTTTTTAAATAGTTTTGATATCAGCGGTTATGGTTTATCTGCTCAAAGAGTTCGAGTTAATACTATTTCTCAAAATATAGCAAATGCTCAGACTACAAGAACTGACGAGGGCGGACCTTACAGAAGAAAAGAGGTTGTATTTAAAGCTATCGACTTTAACCAAGAGTTCAACAAAGCACTAAATTCTATGACAGACAGTGCAAAATACTCAGACCCTTTAAATGAGGGTGATTTTGGGAAAAAAGTGAATCCTGCTATAATGAGTGTAATAGTTGACAAGATTTCACGTGATGACAGAGAGCCAAAGTTGAAATTTGAGCCAAATCATCCAGATGCGGATGCAAATGGTTATGTTGCGTATCCAAATATTAATCCTGTTATCGAAATGGCCGATTTAGTAGAAGCGACTCGTTCGTACCAAGCAAATGTTGCGGCATTTCAAAGTTCAAAAGATATGGCAAACAGTGCAATATCGCTTTTACAATAGAAAATTTAAAGACGAAGGGGCTGAATTATGAGTAATATAAATGGAATATCAGGCACATCCACAGCCGACTTACTAAAACAGAAGAGTAAACTAGAAAATCCTAGTGGTGGAGAGGCTTTTGCTGAGCACCTAAAATCTGCTCTAAATGAGGTAAATGAACTTCAAGACAAAGGTGATAAAGCCCTTGGAGATATGGCAACTGGTCAAGTAAAAGATTTACATCAAGCAGCACTTGCAATTGGTAAAGCTGAGACAAGTATGAAATTAATGCTAGAGATAAGAAATAAAGCTCTAAGCGCCTATAAAGAATTGGGAAGAACACAGTTATAACTAGGTGAGTCTGCTCTTTTTGTTTAGAAGCTAGACCCCAAATCAAGTTTGGGGTGACGAAAGTGTCATTTTGAACAGTCGTTCGTCATTCTGAACTTGATTCAGAATCTAACATATCAAACAAAAAAAACTAAACTCGCTATTATGTAAACAATGTTATAATTTCTCCAAAAAAGTACACATGATAAATCAAAATAAAAGCAAAAAAATACTTCTACTTTATGTGTTAATAGCCCTTGGCTTTTTAATATTTTTGAGTGTAATGCTTTTAACAACTCTTAAATCCCGTGATCTGCCATCTTTATATACAAAAGAGAGTTCAAAAGCTGTAAGAGGTTCTATTATAAGTGCTGACGGCTTTCACATTGCAAGTACAAAAAAACTTTACAAAGCTATTGTCAATACGCACTATATAGACCCTTTAAAAAAAGATTTATTTGTTGAACTTTTCAGCATATACTCCGGCATAGAGTCCGAAGAGATAACAAAGAAGCTTAGTAAAAAAAGAGGTGTGGTAGTTCTAAGCTACAACATAGAACAAAAACAGGCTCAATACCTAAAACGATTAGCTTATGAGCTTAGACGATTAAAAGTTTTTGTGGAGCGTAAAAGCCCCACTACAGGAAGGACTACACTTCATGGACTAAGTATAATCGAGAGTGGAGAGAGTAGAGAGTACTCCTATGGAGACTTGCTAACACCAATCATCGGCTACCCACATAAGATTGAAGAAGAGGGGTATACTTATGTAAAAGGGGTTAAAGGTTTAGAAAGACGCTTCGAAGACGACCTTCAAGCAAAACAGGATGAACTAAGCCAAGGACCAAGAGATGTAAACAGCTATATTATATTAAATAAAAAAAGCTTCTCAAAACCGAATATTAATGGCTTAGATATAAAACTAACCATTCCAATATCTCTTCAAATCAGAGTAGAGAGAATGCTTGATAATATGAAAGTTGAACTCGACGCAAAACATATAATGATTGGCATCATGAATTCGACTAACGGTGAAGTTATCGCTTTGGCA
The sequence above is drawn from the Candidatus Sulfurimonas baltica genome and encodes:
- a CDS encoding type II secretion system protein, which encodes MKRAGFTMIELIFVIVILGILAAVAIPKLAATRTDAAATSALSDFKTVMKDIQTDAMSTGALKANLIDTTTASPNVVANGTGISVMGGGVICAAVARTNDVNVTITDGAGIGNAACALVADAFVTGEIITVLGSSVAR
- the flgB gene encoding flagellar basal body rod protein FlgB; the encoded protein is MSIQTSRANTLVAAALDYRAARQDMISSNIANADTPFYRPRDISFEDALRAKQAEIYKDNSSKLALAKTDSAHIEFRDEKSSYKPKTFFRDGHMARNDGNSVDLDVETTEMSKNSVMFNALVQAKKKNGAIFKSVIDASSKIS
- the flgC gene encoding flagellar basal body rod protein FlgC — its product is MSNFLNSFDISGYGLSAQRVRVNTISQNIANAQTTRTDEGGPYRRKEVVFKAIDFNQEFNKALNSMTDSAKYSDPLNEGDFGKKVNPAIMSVIVDKISRDDREPKLKFEPNHPDADANGYVAYPNINPVIEMADLVEATRSYQANVAAFQSSKDMANSAISLLQ
- the fliE gene encoding flagellar hook-basal body complex protein FliE, with protein sequence MSNINGISGTSTADLLKQKSKLENPSGGEAFAEHLKSALNEVNELQDKGDKALGDMATGQVKDLHQAALAIGKAETSMKLMLEIRNKALSAYKELGRTQL